CCAAGGCGGTGCAGCGCGAAACCACGGATGGGGCAGTGTTTGAGATCGAAGTCCCGGATGCTCTCTGCGTGATGGCGGAGCCGGAATTATTGGTGCGCGCGATTGCCAACCTGCTGCGTAACGCGGTGCGTTATGCCGGTCATGCCGGTCCGATTCGGTTGAAGGCCGGTCAGTCAGACCAGGAGGTGCTGATTACGATCAGCGATCGCGGCCCGGGCGTGCCCGAGGCAGAACTGGCCCGGATTTTCGATCCGTTTTACCGTTTGGACACGTCGCGGGACCGGGGTACGGGTGGGGTTGGCTTGGGGCTGGCCATCGTCAAGACCTGCGTGGAATGGTGCCAAGGCTCAATCACCTGCCGCAACCTGGAACCCTCTGGGCTGGAGGTAACCTTGCGGTTGCCTATCAGCAAGTAGGGGCGGCCTTGGCCGCTACTGCCCGCAACATTTCTTGAATTTTCTGCCGCTGCCGCAAGGGCAGGGATCGTTGCGCCCGACTTTTTCCGGGGCAATGTATGGTTGTGGTGGCACGTACGGTTCCGGTGCCACATAGGGTTCGGTCGGGTAATCTGGAACGAATGTTTTCGGCAACGGTTCCATATCATCCAGCCAGGGATCGGGGGCAAAATCATCCTGCTCCTCACTAAAGCAGATCCACCCGAAGCATAGGTCAATGGCGTTGAAGAGAGAATTCCGCTCCTTGAAATCGGATAGTCTTTCCTCAATATCGGATTCGAGTTTTTCCTCGAAGTATTCCAAGTTCATTTCCATTTCATCTACCAACCCTGCTGCAAAAGCCTGCCGGGCCTCTTCCACTAGTTCAACCAGATTGAAATCGCAGATCAAACCCACCAGGGAATACCAGCGATAGGAATTACCGGGCCTGGGCAGTGACTGGAATAACTGGCGCAAATCTGCCACCAAGGCGTCGCGTGAACGTTCCCCCCAGAGGTGCTGGGCCGCCAAACCTTGAAAGGCGGCGGCCTGAACAAAATCATTGACCGATTCGTCCTGAATAAGCTGAAGCAGCGAGGCGGAATTCCCGCCGCAGACGGAAGCCAGGACAGCTCCGCCTTGTTCCGTGACGATGTCGCCGGTCAAATCCAGCGCCAAGTCACCGGGCAGGCGGAAGAATTTCATGAAACAATCTAGCGCGCGGGTTTCCCGAAACTCGCCCAGCAGGCAAATGGCAAACAGGTGCAGCGTCTGATCTGCTGTTTTCATGTAAGTGTGGGGATCATTGGTCACCAGTTCAATGGCGGCGATGAGCCTGGGAACAAGCTCCTCCCGGTGTGCTCTGGCGGCCAGCAAGGCATCCCGATACGGGGCAAAAGCAGACCCCATTGGCAGAAAGCGCAACCGCGCAACGATTTCATCCGCCGTCTTGGGAACGGGAGGAGGTTCCGGGGTGGGATTGGGATGCAGTTCCAAATCCTTTTTGAACAGGACGTAGTGGTGGGCCAGCCGGGCGACATAGCCCGGATCGGTGATAAAGCTGGAACGAAATAATTTGAGGAACTCCCCGGCGTATTCGGATTGCTCGTTTAACGGGTCCAGCCAGGCCCCCTTGATGTCCCGGGCCGCTTTTTTGTCACCATGCATCCATTGGGTGTAGAACTCGGTGCTATCCCAGCCATAATTAATGGTGGCCAGCGTCTTCTCTGGCTGCTCCTGCTGGATGACGCGCAGGATCACCCGGCGGCAATCGCAATCCGGGTCCTCGCAATAACTTTCCACAAAGGCGTACTGCCCCATGGGCAATCCGGGACCAGGCGTGGTGATGTAAGCACAACGGGTCTCTTGGGCGGCCAGTTCAGGAAACCGGGTATAAAATGGTGTCATGGCAATGGTCTGTTTTCATGGTCTTCAGTGGGGGGCACGCTATCCATCCCAGGCACTACGACCTTTTTGAGTCAGGCTACGGAGTGGTCATAAAGCAGTCAAGTTTCTTGCGTCGTTTTGTGGATGAAATGTAATACGACTTTTAAGTCGGTCAATAGCTCCCCAACGCCCCAGTGCTCATGGCTGGCTAAAACTCCGCCGTTGGAACAGCGCAAATTCATGATCTGCACGAGAGACCGTAAAAATGAGGGGGGCGCCGCTTTCTGCTTTTGCCTGACCGCCCCGTCGCGCGTGCTGCGCCTGACCTTGGACCGCCTTAGCGACGACTGGCAGGCGCGCTATGGCCATCCCGTGCTGGTGGTGGAAATCATCCCAAACTCTAAACACCCCTTCATGAATACGCGCTGGAGCCGAAAATGGTGGCTCGTTCTTTGGTTGCAATCGTGGCGGCGAATTCCTTATCATAGGCCTATGCCCGCCGATTGCCAGGCTAAATATGAGTGGTTGCGCAGTGGCCGCGATGCGTTCGCGGCCATGCTCGCGGATATTGCGGCGGCGCGCGATACGGTGCTCCTGGAAACGTACATCTACGCCGATCAAGGCGTTGGGGTGCGCGTGCGGGATGCCTTGGTGGCGGCGCGGCAGCGCGGGGTGCGCGTGCGCGTGCTGGTGGATGCCTGGGGATCCTCCGAATTAAAGGACGAGTTTTGGACTCCCCTGCGAACCGCTGGGGCGGAGGTGCGGTACTTCAACCCGCTTAAGCTCGCGCGGTTGGGTTTTCGCGATCACCGCAAAGTGCTGGTGTGCGATGGCCGCGTCGGCTGCGTGGGTGGGTTCAACGTCGCGCCGGAATACGATGGGGATGGCGTGCAACAAGGCTGGTGCGATCACGGGTTGCGCCTGACCGGGCCGCTCGTCGCCGAGTTGGTGAGTGAATTTGACGCCATGTTTGCGCGGGCCGAGATGCGGCATCCCCTGTTTGCCCGGTTGCGAAAGACCGGGGTGCGCAAGCGGGTGCAATATCCGGATGGGCAACTGCTGCTGAGCGGGCCGGGGCGGGGGCGCAATCCGTTTGTGGCCGCCTTGCACGCCGATTTGCGCCAGGCGGAGGAAATTCGGATCGTTACGGCCTACTTTCTCCCCTCCTGGCGGGTCCGGCACAGCTTGACGCGCGCGGCCCACCGGGGCGCCAAAGTGCAATTACTGCTGGCGGGCATTTCGGACGTGCCGATCGTGCAATTGGCCGCCCGCAGCCTTTATCATCGCCTATTGCGGGCCGGCGTGGAGATTTACGAGTACCAGCCGCAGGTGCTGCACGCCAAGCTGCTCGTCTGCAACCAGGCGGCGTACGTGGGGTCGGCCAACCTGGACCCGCGCAGCCTGCATATCAATTACGAGTTGATGCTGCGTTTGACCGTGCCCTCCGCCATCGCGGACGCCCGGCAGATGTTCCTCGATGATTTGCAGCACGCCAAGCCGGTGATCCTCGACGAGTTCCGCCACACCCGCACGCTCTGGACCAAACTGCGCGAACGCTGGGCCTACTTCCTGGTGGCGCGCCTGGACCCATTCATCACTCGCCGTTTGCTCAGCACCTTTGGCGCTTGATGCTCCCGGTTATTGGAGGGCCAGGGCCTCGTCGGCCATGGTTTTGGCGTTCTGAACCTGGAACTGGAGTTTGCGGCTCCAGTTGACGAGGGTGTTGACCAAGCGGGTAATGGTTGATTCGGCATTCGGAGGTTGGCCTCCGGATTTGCTGTAATTTTTTACCAGCCAATCTATTTGCCAGGTTCGTTCCCATTTTTTCCTTTCCCCCCTCGGCGTTTTATCTTACCTTGCGCGCAAGTGCCTGTTGTTTTGATGGTTGCGGATGAAATCGCCTGTTCCTATCAAAGTCAGGAGTGGCTTCTGTTCCCGGAAGCTGGCGTCACCCCGTGTGTTTTCCGGCCCCGCACCCTGTCATCACCCAATTTAAATGGACCAAGCCTTCCACAATAAAATCGATTCCTTCATCTGGGGCATTGCCGACGACGTGCTTCGCGACCTGTTCAAGCGCGGCAAATATCCCGACGTCATCCTGCCCATGTTTGTCCTGCGCCGCATGGATGCCGTCCTGGAACCGACCAAGCAAGCCGTCCTGGAGACCAAGCAGATGCTGGACCATGCTGGCATCACTGAGCAACGCGCCGCCCTCGCAGCGGCCGCCGGCCAGGTATTCTACAACACCTCCAAATTTACCCTGCGCGACCTCAAATCACGGGGCAGCCAGCAGCAGCTTCTGGCCGATTTCGAAGACTACCTGAACGGCTTCTCCCAGAACGTCCAGGACATCCTGAAAAACTTTAAATTCCGCAACCAGCTTTCCACCCTGTCCAAGTCCGACTCCCTCGGTACCCTCATCGGCAAATTCCTGGATCCCGAGATCAACCTCAGCCCGGATCCCGTCCTCAACGCTGACCGCAGCGTCAAACACCCCGGCATGGATAACCATTCCATGGGTACCGTGTTCGAGGAACTCGTCCGCAAATTCAACGAGGAAAACAACGAGGAAGCCGGCGAACACTGGACCCCCCGCGACGCCGTCAAGCTGATGGCCAACTTCATCTTTCTTCCCAGTGCCAATTCCATCCGGTCCGGCTCCTACCTTTTATATGACGGCACCGCCGGTACGGGTGGCATGCTCACCGTCGCCGAGGAAACCCTCCTTAAGCTGGCCACCGATCGCGGCCAGCAAATCACCGCCCACCTGTACGGCCAGAAAAACAACCCCGAGACCTATGCTATCTGCAAGGCCGACATGCTCCTCAAAGGCGAAGGCGAAAACGCCGACCACATCGTCGGCGGCGCGGAATGGTCCACGCTCTCCCGCGATGCCTTTGTCTCCATGCAATTCGACTTCATGCTGTCGAACCCGCGCTAGCTGTTGGTTACGGGTTAGGAATCACTGTTATCAGCTTCCTTTATTCCCGCACGACTGCGCCCAGGGTTTGTTTGAGGTGCGCCACGAGTTTGTCCTGGGTGGCGTTGATCTCGTTATCGGTCAGGGTGCGTTCGTTGTGCCGGTAGGTGAAGGCGTAGGCCACGCTCTTTTGTCCCGCCGGGACGTGTTTGCCGCGGAAGACGTCGAAGAGGTCCACGCTTTCCAGGTTCTGCGGTTTGGCCTGGCGGACGGCGTTGAGGACGTCCTGATGCGCGACGGTTTCCGGCACCAGCATGGCGAGGTCGCGCCGCACGGTGGGGAAGGCCGGCAGGGGCTTGAAGGCTTTGCCCGGGTTGCGGCGCGCCAGGAGTTCGTCCAGGCGGAATTCGGCGAGCAGCACGGCGTCGCGCAGGTCGTAACGTTTGGCCAGGGCGGGCAGGAGTTGGCCCAGTTCGCCGACGGGGAGTTTGCCGCCAATCATGACTTGGGCGGATTCGAGGAACAGCCCTTGATTCAATAGTATACCTTTAGCTTTATCCCTTGTTTGGGAGGGTTCCTCAAACTGCTGGATGCTCCTGTCCGGCCGCTTGGTGTAGGTGATGGCTTTGAGGCCGAATTGTTCAAGGAATTCTTCGATCATGCCCTTGAGGTCGTAGAGGTCGGCCTTGGCGGCGCGCTCCGCGCCGCTCCAGAAGGCGGGGAGGCGCTGGCCAGTGATGGCAATGGCCACGCGGCGTTCTTCGCGGGTGGCGCCATTGGCGAGCGCGAAGACGCGGCCCACTTCAAACAGCGCCACGTCGCCGTTCTTGTGGTTGAGGTTGTGGCGTAAGGCATGGAGCAATCCCGGCAGCAGGGAGGGCCGCAGGGTGTTCATGTCGCTGCTGAGCGGGTTGGCCAGTTTCACGCATTGGGCGGGGTCCACGCCCCAGCATTCTTCGAGCGCCACCAGGGTTTGCCCCTGGGCCTCGTTCAAACCCAGGCCGGTGAGCAAGCGGCGCGCTTCCGCCAGCACGTCATGGATGGCATCATAGGGATGCGAGCCGATTGCGCCGCGCGGCGGGGTGGAGGGAATCTTGTCAATGCCATAGAGCCGCGCGACTTCTTCAATCAGATCAATCTCCTGCTTGAGGTCCACGCGGAAGGTGGGGATGCGGAAGGTCAGGGGCGGCGCCGGAACGGGCGCGGGCGCGTCGAGGGATTGCGGCACGCGTTGCGCAATCTTCAGGCCGAGGCTGCTCAGTTGGCATTCGATTTCTTCGCGGGAAACGGTGACGCCCAGCAATTGGGTGACTTTCTCGGGACGCAGGGTGATGGTGCGCGGGGTGACCGGAGCAGGGTAGGCATCCACGACGCCCTCGGCGAGGCGGCCGCCGGCGGTTTCCAGAATCAATTGCACGGCGCGCTGGCTGGCCCAATCGCAAATGGAAATGTCCGCGCCGCGCTCGTAACGGTAGGAGGCGTCGGTGCGCAGCGCGAGGATCTTGGAGGTGCGGCGGATGTTGGTGGGTTTGAAATAGGCGCTTTCGAGCAAAACATCGGCGGTCTGCTCGTTGATTTCGCTGTTCTTGCCGCCCATGACGCCCGCCAGCGCGATGCCTTTCTGCTCGTCGGCAATCAGGAGGCTGTCAGCTTGCAATTGGTGCTCCTGGCCGTCCAGCGTGATGAACTTTTCCCCGGCATTGGCGCGGCGCACGACGATGGTGGGCTTGCCGTCCGCCGCCTTGGCCACGAGGTGATAATCAAAGGCGTGCAAGGGCTGGCCGGTTTCCAACATGACGTAGTTGGTGACGTCCACGACATTGTTGATGGCGCGCAGGCCGACCTTTTCCAACGCCGCCCGCAGCCACTCCGGGCTGGGGCCGATCTTCACGCCACGAATGACGCGGGCCGTGTAGCGGGGGCACAGTTCCGCGTCTTCCAGGCGGACGGCGCAGAGGGCATCCACGCGGTTGTCCGCTTCATTGGCGGGCGCGGGCAGCTTGATTTCCGGCAGTTTCAGCGGATTGCCCGTGAGCGCGCTGATTTCCCGCGCGATGCCGATCAGGCTGTTGAGGTCCGGGCGATTCGGCGTCACTTCCAGGTCATAGACGACGTCGCCAGCAGTGCGGCCGAGATGTTCCGCGAAGGATTGGCCAACGCGGGCGTCGGGCGGCAGGATGAGCAGTCCGTCAATTTGATCCGGCAGGCCCAGTTCCTGCGGCGAACACATCATGCCGTGGGATTCGACGCCGCGAATCTTGCCGACCTTGATGGTGAAGGGCGGTTCGCCGGGTTTGGTGGGCAGCGTGGCGCCGGGCAGGACCAGGGGGACTTTGTCGCCGGCCTGGAAATTCTGCGCGCCGCAGACGATCTGGCGTTCGCCCTTGCCGTCATGGACGCGGCACAGGGAAAGCTTGTCGGCGTTGGGATGTTTGTCGCGGGTGATGACTTGCGCCACCACGACGCCTTCAAACGCGCCCGCCACTTTCTGCACGCCCTCGACTTCAATGCCCAGCATGGTCAGCCGTTCGGAGAGTTCCTCGGGCGACCAGTTAAAATCCACGTATTGCTTCAGCCAATTCAGTGTTACTTTCATAAACAAACAAAAACCGGGGGGGACTGTATCGCCCCTCGCGCCCTGTTTCAAGCTTCTCCGGGAAGAACCGCTGCTGGGATGGGCACCCAATCCAATGCTTGAATCTGAGCGGGGATGGCCTATAGTTGGGCTTGGACACCATTTGGTGTTCAGACAAGTATGCTAATACATTTGCTAAAGTCGAAGATTCATCGAGCCTATGTGACCGCCGCCAGCGTGAATTACGAGGGCAGCCTGACCATTGCCGAAGACCTGATGGAAAAGGTCGGGTTATTCCCGTATGAACGCATTTTGTGCAGTAACATCGCCAATGGGGCACGCTTTGAGACGTATGTCATCAAAGGGAAACGCGGTTCCGGCGCGATTGAGTTGAACGGCGCGGCAGCGCATCGCGGCAAGGTGGGCGACCGTATCACCATCATGAGCTTTACCGAGGTTGAAGCCAGTAAGGCTGAAACCTGGAAGCCCAGGGTCATCGTGCTGGGTGAGCAAAACAAAATCGCGACCGAACGCGGCATCTGAACGTTGCAAACATCCAAGCCAACCCTATCATCATGTCCCTGACTGTTGCCGAAATCGCCCACCACCTGGATGGAGAAGTCCAAGGGGATGCCACGCTGACCCTGACCGGTTTTGCCCCGGCCAACACCGCCAAAGCCGGCGACCTCACCTTTGCGGAAAACGCCGAATATTTTACCGCCGCGGAGCAAAGCGCTGCCGCTGCCATCCTGGTTTCCGGGGATTTCAAATCGTCCGTCAAAACGTTGATTCGGGTGAAGAATGCGCGGGTGGCCTTTGCGCGGGTGCTGCCCCTGTTTTTCCCGGAATCCCGGCCCGCGCCGGGGATTCATCCCAGCGCCGTGGTGGCACCCTCGGCGCAAGTGGATCCCACTGCCTATGTCGGCCCGCACTGTGTGGTGGGCGAACGCGTCAAGCTGGGGCCGCGGGTCATTCTCATGTCCCTGGTTTCGATTGGCGACGAAAGCGAACTGGGGGAGGATACCCGGATTTTCCCGAATGTTTCCATTTATTATCGCACGCAGATTGGCCGGCGGGTTCGTATCCATTCCGGCACGGTGGTCGGCTCGGATGGGTTCGGCTATGTCTTTGATCAGGGGCGGCATCTCAAAGTGCCGCAGATTGGGAATGTCATTCTCCACGATGACGTGGAACTGGGTGCCAACGTGACGGTGGATCGCGGCGCGCTGGGCCCCACGGTCATCGGGCAGGGGGCCAAAATAGACAATCTCGTGCAGGTGGCGCATAACGTGCAGATCGGTGATCACAGCATCATTGTCGCGCAAGTGGGCATTGCCGGCAGCACCAAGCTGGGCAAATATGTCGTGCTTGGCGGGCAGGTGGGTCTGGCCGGTCATTTGCAGATTGGCAACCAGGTCACCGTTGCCGCGCAATCCGGCGTGATGAGCAACATCCCGGACGGGGAAAAATGGCTGGGCTCTCCCGCCCAACCGGACCGGCAGACCAAGCGCCAGTTAATTGCCATCACGCAGTTGCCGGATCTCATCAAGCGCGTGCGGGAATTGGAAAAGCGGTTGGATGCGGCAAAAAGTTGATCCGCTGGCAGAAAGGTGCGGCTCGTTTCCGGCGGTGGTTTCCCGGCGTGGTGGTCACGTTCCTTGAGCGACGCCGCTTTTCGACCTTTTTCACTCCCGCCAACCAAGCAAGCCCCCGTCGGATCCGAGATCACGACGGGGGATGAATTAATTTCCTGATTGTGCGCTATCTGCTGGCAGCATCAGGGGGCCGGGACCAGCAGGATGGAGCCGCTTTGGTTGGTGCCGAGGAACCAGCCACCACCCAGGTTGCTTCCCTGCACCGCAACACCCGTCAGCTTGTTGACCTTGCGGGTCTGCGGGTCTGTAAAGGTGCCGCTGATGGCCCCATTGACCGTTGAAATAGTGAGGCTCAAATTACTAAGTACACCGCTACGTACCTTCACCATATTATTTGATATTTGGACGCCGGTTCGGATTTCATTGGTGAGATTGCCGCCGCTGACGACCAGCATGGCATTCGAGAAGTTCAATACACCAGTACCTTTGGTTGGAACCTTAAAGGCTGAACCGATGAGGTTCGTCATGAGATTAAAGCCTGCCGGATACACTTTATCGGTCACCACAGGGAGTTTCTGCCAGACCAGGTCCTGACCATGGATTTCGCGATTTGGGCCGTTCGTGACAAACTGCAGCCAGCCGAGGAGCATGCCCGAGCCCTTATAGAGCGTCGAGTAAAGCGGAAACTCACCATGCTTGGTAATCCCCCCACTCTGATTGACTGGCACGCTGTCGCTTAACGTCCCGGTCACCGACACATTGCCATTGGCCAACACCACCGCCGTCAAGGTACTGTACCCTGCCGGGCTTACAGTTGGAGTATTCAAACCGGGCAGCACCCCGGTGTAAGTGCCCGCCAAAGGAATTGCCGCAGTCACAACGCGATCCACGTCGAGTACGGCCGTCCAAGCAGGAGCCGAGATCTGGCCGCGCACGACGGGATCGGCGCCCGTCATATCAAACTGGAGGTTAATGAGCAGGGAGGAGGTTTTGTCCTGCACCACCCGGACTTGGGCAGTGCCATTGGCATAAGCCTGACCGGTGAAGGGTAACGTCTTGCCCGCCAGCAATAGGCTGCCGCTGAACGTACCAAGATCCGTCAATGTTAATTTAAAGGAACCAGAGTTGGTTGGACTAATCTGATTGGTGGGATAAAAGAGCCCACTGTAATTGGCTTTGATGGCGGGATAGAGATTGGTGCTGAAATCAGCCTCAAGATACAGATTCGTCCGCATCGTAAAGGTCAGCTTGGGATTGTTGGTAGAAATATCACCTGACCAACCGGCGAAAACGGCGCCTTTCTTGGGAGTTGCCGTCACCACATAGGTCTTACCTGGTGCCAGGATAGTACCATCGAGATTGGGTGCCACGGTGCCGTTACCCACAATGCTGATGGTAATCTTGCCTGCCGGTTGAAAGATCTGCAACTTCTGCAGGCCGGACGCCGTGGAAGCACCGGTCGTGACAAACACATCACGAAAACCAGGCTTGGCGTTCGATTGAACGGTGACTTGAGCCACAAGTTGGGTGACGTTGACGAAGGTGACTTTGTCCGCCTTGACGCCAAGCCCGGAAAAATTGACCCGGCTGGCGCTGCTGAAAGTCGTCCCCTGGCCGTATATGGTGACGTTCTGTTTGATCGCGCCTTGTTTGACACGATTCGTCTGGACACTGGTAATGGAGGCTAAATCGGCAATGGCGGCGCTGCTCACCCGGAAGGCCTGATTCTTGGTGACGCCATCCACCGTCACCGAATAGTACGACGCGGGAGCGTCGGCCGCAATAATCAGATCAGCCGTAAGCTGGTTGGAGGTGCTCGCAGTTATATTGGTCACGGCTACGGCGGTGCCGGAATAGTAGGTGGACGACACGAAACTCACCACTGAATTACTCGTGAAATGAGTGTTCATGCCGTTGATGGAGACCCGCACCGTATCTCCCCGGCTGCCGACGGCAGGATTCACGGACAAGGTGGTCGGCGAGGTGGTAGCCGCCGTAATGTCGAATATTTTCACCCCTTTGGCCTCCTCGGTACCCGTCTTCACTGTAATATCCACGCTTCCCACCGCAGCAGTGTTGGTGATGGTAATATTGACGGAGAGTTCGACCGGCGAATTGCGAGTAATGGAGTTCACACGAATGTCGCGGGAGAAAAGCACAGTGCTGGTTTCATCGAAATTGGAGTTCTGGCCTTGGATGGTCACGTCGAGCGTCGCGCCTGCGGGAGCGCTCTTGGGAGTGGCTTGAATGAGGGCTGGGAAACTGCCGCTCACGGTGAGGTTTTCCACCGCCGCGGCGATGCGCGTGGTATCGGACTTACTGAGGCCAATCAACACACCGCCGGTACCATCAGCAATGGCACCGAAAGCATCCGTACTGCCGCTGAACGGAGTATCTGGGATCATGGCCGCCAAATCAGCGCCACTGACCGGATCGCCGGCGGGCTCGGTACCTGTGCCGCCCGGTTTGGCGGCAATGTCCTGCTGTTGGCGAGCAACAGCGGCGGTGTCTTTGGTAAATCCATACTGAGTGAGAATCACATTCACCCGGATACCCGCAGCGTGCAGCACCGCAATGGTGGCCGGAATACTCAGGCCGGAGTGAGGCGGTGCATCCGTGGCGAGGAAGATCGTGCCCCCGCTGCCCTCGGATGCCAGCAACATCGCCCCCAACCAGAGCGCTTCCACGGAAGCTTCAGGTTCATCTCCGCCACCGGAGGCGTAGAGCGACCCCACCTGGTTCTTGATTTCTTCGAGACTGGTGGTGGAAGCGCGCGGCGTCACATCATCTTTGAAGGTGATGAGTTGGAAACGCGTGCTGGTGGAGTTTGTGTCGAACCGGCTCAAGTAGCTGAGCAGCCCTTGCTTTACGGCCCCAATCTCGCCGCTCATACTGCCGGTATCATCAATCACAAAGAGAATTCTGCCACTCGCGTCGAGCGGGACGGCGGGGCCGACATACGCGCCGGTGGCGGGGGCCGCGCCATCCACCCCGGCGATGGTCCAGAATAACGGTGCATTCGCGCCCGCCGCATCGCGCGCTTGCTGAATCAACGTCTTGGGAACGTCGAGTTTCTGTTCGATTGAAGCTGTGGTGCCACCCACCTCGTCGGAACGCTTCAGGACGGTGCCGGCACTGTTCATGATGAGCACGCGGAACTTGAGTCCGCCCCGGACAGTATTGATGTTCTGCTTCCATCTGAAGGTAACCTTGTCACCGGTGAAAGCGTCCAGTTCCGCCTTGCTCTTCGGGCTAATCGGATCGGGGGCGACGTTATTTTTTGCAAAA
Above is a genomic segment from Verrucomicrobiota bacterium containing:
- the panD gene encoding aspartate 1-decarboxylase; the protein is MLIHLLKSKIHRAYVTAASVNYEGSLTIAEDLMEKVGLFPYERILCSNIANGARFETYVIKGKRGSGAIELNGAAAHRGKVGDRITIMSFTEVEASKAETWKPRVIVLGEQNKIATERGI
- a CDS encoding phospholipase D-like domain-containing protein translates to MICTRDRKNEGGAAFCFCLTAPSRVLRLTLDRLSDDWQARYGHPVLVVEIIPNSKHPFMNTRWSRKWWLVLWLQSWRRIPYHRPMPADCQAKYEWLRSGRDAFAAMLADIAAARDTVLLETYIYADQGVGVRVRDALVAARQRGVRVRVLVDAWGSSELKDEFWTPLRTAGAEVRYFNPLKLARLGFRDHRKVLVCDGRVGCVGGFNVAPEYDGDGVQQGWCDHGLRLTGPLVAELVSEFDAMFARAEMRHPLFARLRKTGVRKRVQYPDGQLLLSGPGRGRNPFVAALHADLRQAEEIRIVTAYFLPSWRVRHSLTRAAHRGAKVQLLLAGISDVPIVQLAARSLYHRLLRAGVEIYEYQPQVLHAKLLVCNQAAYVGSANLDPRSLHINYELMLRLTVPSAIADARQMFLDDLQHAKPVILDEFRHTRTLWTKLRERWAYFLVARLDPFITRRLLSTFGA
- the lpxD gene encoding UDP-3-O-(3-hydroxymyristoyl)glucosamine N-acyltransferase; its protein translation is MSLTVAEIAHHLDGEVQGDATLTLTGFAPANTAKAGDLTFAENAEYFTAAEQSAAAAILVSGDFKSSVKTLIRVKNARVAFARVLPLFFPESRPAPGIHPSAVVAPSAQVDPTAYVGPHCVVGERVKLGPRVILMSLVSIGDESELGEDTRIFPNVSIYYRTQIGRRVRIHSGTVVGSDGFGYVFDQGRHLKVPQIGNVILHDDVELGANVTVDRGALGPTVIGQGAKIDNLVQVAHNVQIGDHSIIVAQVGIAGSTKLGKYVVLGGQVGLAGHLQIGNQVTVAAQSGVMSNIPDGEKWLGSPAQPDRQTKRQLIAITQLPDLIKRVRELEKRLDAAKS
- the pheT gene encoding phenylalanine--tRNA ligase subunit beta, which codes for MKVTLNWLKQYVDFNWSPEELSERLTMLGIEVEGVQKVAGAFEGVVVAQVITRDKHPNADKLSLCRVHDGKGERQIVCGAQNFQAGDKVPLVLPGATLPTKPGEPPFTIKVGKIRGVESHGMMCSPQELGLPDQIDGLLILPPDARVGQSFAEHLGRTAGDVVYDLEVTPNRPDLNSLIGIAREISALTGNPLKLPEIKLPAPANEADNRVDALCAVRLEDAELCPRYTARVIRGVKIGPSPEWLRAALEKVGLRAINNVVDVTNYVMLETGQPLHAFDYHLVAKAADGKPTIVVRRANAGEKFITLDGQEHQLQADSLLIADEQKGIALAGVMGGKNSEINEQTADVLLESAYFKPTNIRRTSKILALRTDASYRYERGADISICDWASQRAVQLILETAGGRLAEGVVDAYPAPVTPRTITLRPEKVTQLLGVTVSREEIECQLSSLGLKIAQRVPQSLDAPAPVPAPPLTFRIPTFRVDLKQEIDLIEEVARLYGIDKIPSTPPRGAIGSHPYDAIHDVLAEARRLLTGLGLNEAQGQTLVALEECWGVDPAQCVKLANPLSSDMNTLRPSLLPGLLHALRHNLNHKNGDVALFEVGRVFALANGATREERRVAIAITGQRLPAFWSGAERAAKADLYDLKGMIEEFLEQFGLKAITYTKRPDRSIQQFEEPSQTRDKAKGILLNQGLFLESAQVMIGGKLPVGELGQLLPALAKRYDLRDAVLLAEFRLDELLARRNPGKAFKPLPAFPTVRRDLAMLVPETVAHQDVLNAVRQAKPQNLESVDLFDVFRGKHVPAGQKSVAYAFTYRHNERTLTDNEINATQDKLVAHLKQTLGAVVRE
- a CDS encoding DUF1186 domain-containing protein; protein product: MTPFYTRFPELAAQETRCAYITTPGPGLPMGQYAFVESYCEDPDCDCRRVILRVIQQEQPEKTLATINYGWDSTEFYTQWMHGDKKAARDIKGAWLDPLNEQSEYAGEFLKLFRSSFITDPGYVARLAHHYVLFKKDLELHPNPTPEPPPVPKTADEIVARLRFLPMGSAFAPYRDALLAARAHREELVPRLIAAIELVTNDPHTYMKTADQTLHLFAICLLGEFRETRALDCFMKFFRLPGDLALDLTGDIVTEQGGAVLASVCGGNSASLLQLIQDESVNDFVQAAAFQGLAAQHLWGERSRDALVADLRQLFQSLPRPGNSYRWYSLVGLICDFNLVELVEEARQAFAAGLVDEMEMNLEYFEEKLESDIEERLSDFKERNSLFNAIDLCFGWICFSEEQDDFAPDPWLDDMEPLPKTFVPDYPTEPYVAPEPYVPPQPYIAPEKVGRNDPCPCGSGRKFKKCCGQ